The Helicoverpa armigera isolate CAAS_96S chromosome 21, ASM3070526v1, whole genome shotgun sequence sequence AAATTAAGTCTTTAAAGGCCATTTTTCAAAACGATATTTCGTGAAGTTACCGCTTTGCGAGTTTCACACTGCTTAGTcggtttgtttttataatttgctCTGTTTTAAGGTAGTTAGATAAGTAGGGGTTTATTATCAGGCTTAACGCTATTAAGGGTATTTTTTACAcgtatttaataaagtaaaaaaacataCTCACATTTTTTCTCTGTAGGTATCCGAGAATGGCACAGACTTATTATAGCTTCCGCTAGAGCTTTAACCTGCGAAGCTAGTTCACGCACCcgtacctaagtataaaaagtagctttccTCGATCAATAGGCGTTCTAATACTGAATGATAACAtaaatcaaatcggtccagatGTCGAATAGACTTAGATATGATGCCGACGCAAATGTAGAATCACTAAAGATTCAACATGAAAATGCCCAACATATTTTCCTTAACCCGGGAATCAAACTCAGTCGGCTGCCAACGTATTCCCTAGGTAACTTTCTTTCAGTTTTTCCATTTCATTACCACCCGAACCCCACctttcacaaacaaaaacatattacaagACTTTATTACGAAAGCATGTTTTACCGAACAAACTTTTCCCCATTCCATATTTCTGATAACATAAATTCCCCTAATATGAAGGCATTTTGCCGAAAAACTCATaagaaaaaagtgtttttaagGCAACGTTATCATAAATTAGGTCTTTAAGTCTAATACATCAAATCCTGGGTTTCACCGGGTATTTTATCCTTTTATCCGGAGTAAAAAGGGTTGTAAATTGACTTCTTACCCGGTCCACAGTTGTTTCTAATGTAATTTACTTTGAGCGCTCGACTTGTTCTGAGCGCTTGGTTCTCGGTTCAAGGTATATTAATGTTCTTGTGAAATATGTCAAAGCTTGTTTGCtcagtcatttttttttctagatttttatcgataaaatgatttttaaattgtattattaactCTCTTAAAGGATAGGTAGAGCTACAATTTTTGATAGGAGTTATCAAGTTGTGATTTATATTCTTCTGTCTCCCGATTTTAACATAAACTcgtcttaaaaaatacatagtagttgtagtgtaaaaaatacatatattttcataacttttaaagaatgaatcgattttaaaatcaaacatacattttttcaCCGACAACGTTTTAGCCCTATGTGtacaaatatgtacctacatattacatacaggagtgttttaataaataaactgagcGCACACCCATTAgcatataatttttcattccaAATACTAATAATCCAATCGCAAACAGTTAGTTGGAATGATTTATAAACATCAAACTCTCATCGAATATGTGATTGAAAGTTATTACCCAACCCAAAATTTACTTTATACTGCTCATTTTAAAGTCTAATATCGAATGACATAGTCAATAGGACCTTAAGTTCTAAGATAGTTTGACTTTAATATCACAGAGCTATGAATTACTAGAGTCAGCATATTCGTTTTATTAGCTTTTGTGTTCGGCTTTGCTCGGTTGAACGTACATTACGAGTTCTGTCAATATTTCTCTTTTAGCTTTACggatttgtaacaaaaatatacctgGAAAAagagttaattaaaatgttttttggaaTGTTATAAACGGAGATACAGGTTTAAATGTTTGACTTATGACTGTaggtttaaccaaggggtattgggttgcccgggtaactgggttgaggaggtcaggcagggcagtcgctccttgtaaagcattggtactcagctacatccggttagactggaagccgaccccaacatagtttgggaaaaaggctcggagatgACTgtaggtttaaataaaataaaatactgcataTTTCGGGCCAGTTACATCCACAATAGGtgattaaaaatcttttttacatatatacatacatatattagtgAATCTTAATGTTATTTACAAAGACGGAAGAATTTAGGTAATGTTTAAAGACTGCTAATTCTGAGGATTCTGATATGAGTTTGAGCTTCCCTAGGCCTCTTCAGTCTTTCTACTTtatcttatttatataaaataactaaGTGATATCATATCTATTTGAATAGTTGATTTCTTTAAGTATATTGTTAAAGCGTAGCTGCGTAGGACCGTTTTGCTTTTTCAAGATTTGATTTGCTAAATTTAAGGTAAAACAAACGGCTCAACCGGGCTTTTCTTGTTAAGATACGATCTAAGACAAGGACAcgttgaaaaaaaatctaaacatatTCATTCcttataacaaaatgttttcatcaaaaacatcaaaaaacaatGTCAAGTACaaaatgtagcattttaattgtttacGTACTGTGAGTTTTACGCTTGACACGATTCGAGTCAAACAAATGGGTAAGGATTTTGTTTTCAAGTGTACCTACTTGGGAATGTTTTGGAAGACAATCTAAGAAGCCTTTTGGATGCTTCACAAATGTACGGCTTGATAAGCATTCAGTATTCTTTAGATTTGTTGTAAAGAATGTAGAtataaaaatccttatttacGCCTTTGTTTGTCGAATGCCATTGCTTAGCTTACAAAACGTTTGGAATAGATACCCGAAAGGTCGTTTTCAATAATctgataacattattttgttagtagaatttattttttgtaacaagcTTCTGTCAGATTTCACCCGCTTTCTGAGGGAATTTCTTCCCACAGCAAGGTTAAATGTACACTGAACGTTATTCTTGTGTATAAGCTATGTTATTCACAAGTGTCATCAAATTCCGTTGTCTAGTTATTACGTGAAAGAATGACAATCATCCatgcatacatttttacaaacttGCGTGACACATATGTCTTAAAAATGTTTGCGTTTATAGTATACTAGGTAggttttcacatattttttttaaaataatagtcaTTTGGCGGAAAATATTGCTCTatctattcaataaatattcgtAGTTCTATAGCTCCAGCGATATCTACTAAATTGCGTCTAGTAAATTACACGTCGTAAATTATTCTAAAGCCTTCACTCTCCACTTCACGCTATCTGCCTTTTGGAAGCAAGACAGAATGTTTTCATAAAGCTGAGCTCAGACGTATGaactttaaaaagtaaaaatatcatAGATGTTTTTTATTGCTTAAGGTTCTGTGAATTGAAGTTTACGGCATGATTATGGTTCGAACATACGGAATTAAATATGTTAGATGTAGGTAATATACAGTTTACCTTTTacaagattatattattttgatgtgtGTGTTTTCGTTGATGAAAAAGTTTCTATACTTGTAcaccaatataaaaaaaaaaagttttttttgtttgtaccctatgggctccgaaactactgaacctatttgaacaattcttttaCAGTTGGAAACCTACAATCTtctcaagtaacataggctatattttatcccggtgcggacagaagttctcacgggacgcgggtgaaactgcgggaaaacagctaaaTTACAAGTTAAAGACAagaaagttaaaagaaaaaggTCTCGATTTTACTTATACCGTCTGTATTCAGGTTTACGTAAATATTGGTGAAGATTCACTGTAGTTTGAAGTTTATTAAGAGATGGAATGCAAAGCTTCAGAAATcaaataactatgtatgtaatgaaatgtaatttcattaattatttaatttaaacttgccGCGCTTCGCGCGTTTATAAGTTGTCTGTGGCGAGTGACGCGATATAATGGCGGACGATGCTTTTCCACGAATACATCCTATTTTGCTGTgtgaattttattgataaaataacgaATATAGAAAAGGATTATTGAGGAGACGATGTTATAAACTTAAATGTCGTTTCTTTGATTGTTTCAGGTAAGAAATTGTCTAATTTAAACtatgttttgtaaaaatgtgcgtaaataaaacaaaaaaactttgattgtttCAGAGAAACAAATTCGTTTCATTTAATCCTCAATATATCTTACAAAACGacattttcgtttatttaaaatgaagatGGACCGGTTGCAGTTCGAGTTCACTATGATATCTTCAAATGATGGCAAATCGAACGTGTTAGCCATAACCTCTATAACCACTGAGGAAGGAAAATGTTATGTTTTACCTGAAGAATTGAAGCCAGTGATTCATCATAcaagtattattaaaatgaacactttcccaaaaattaaaaacagcaTAAAGAAAAGGCATCAAAGTAGAAAAATATGGATAAAATTGGATGAAgaccaaaagaaaatatatatagatGAGGAAGGTAATATGCAGTTTTCAGATCAGTACCTAGAAGAAATGAGCTCAAAACAACCAAGAGACAAAGATGACAGTTTGCAAAATATCTTGGAAAAATTAATAGAAACTACTACGAAGAAAGAAAATCAACACAACCTAAAACATATTTCTGAGaagtttattattgaaaaattcaCAAGTAAGAATTCAAATGCTATGCAATGGATAGAGAACTTTGAAAAAGAGTGTGAGCgctttaatattacaaaagatGAAACCAAAATTGATATATTGAGACTATTTTTAGAAAAGTCTTGTTTGGATTGGTATAGATCTATGATGATAAAACTAACAGTACATTCTGAATGGAATGAATGGAAAGACAaatttttagaaacttttaaaaACCGAGGATGGGATATAGTCACAAGTGCACTCACATTCAGGTACAAAGAAGGACTGTTAATTGATTATGCTATAAAAAAGGAACGGCTTATACTAGATGTTAACAAATCAATAGACCCCAAAACTATGATAGATCTAATTGCAACAGGTTTACCTGGGTTCATCTTAAATAAGTTAAACAGGGATGAACTCGACAGCTCTACTGACTTGTTCAACGAGATAAGAAAATATGAAGGTATGATGTACAAGAAAAATTTAACTACAACAAAGAGTGgcacatttatttataagaataaaaGTGATGAGAAGAAGCCATGTAACAATTGTAAGTCTTTGGACAAAGGAATTAGATATCATCCAGAGGAGTCGTGTTGgttcaagaaaaacaaaattgaatttgaaaagGCATTTAAAgccaaaaatgtaaacaataattccataattGAAGTTGATATGAATacggaaaaaaaaaacgagtaaGTACACCATTAATCAAAATCAAGCTTTTATTAGAAGATAAACTAGAAGTGAGTGGAATCTACGTTTCAGGCTCACAGATCTCTTTAATAAATTCAAGACTGATTAAAGTAAGAGAAAAGAAAGACAATGAGAACATAGCATATATGAAAACGGTTAATGGTGTGAAGAAGACAGATGGcttgataacaataaaaataaaaatatttgatatagaAGAGAAGATTGACGTTTATGTAGTAGAAAATGAtgattttgaagattttataaTCGGTTTGGATATAATACAGAAATTTAAATTGACTCAAAATGAAGACTTGCAGatagaacaaaagaaaatagcaAATAAAATAGACATGTCTAAAGATAACAGAAATGaagataagaatataaaaacataTGCAATAAATTTCAATGAACATATAGAGACAGAGGAATTCATAAGTATGATAGACCATTTAGATAATGAAAAGAAGATTGAGATAGAAAAAATTATCaaagaatataaaacaatttttgctaaGGACAAGTACGATATAGGATCAGTGAAAGATTATGAAGCTCACATAGATTTAATAGTAAACAGATACTGTAGTAAAAGACCCTACAGATGTACAATAGAAGACAAATTAGAAATCGAAGAGCAAATATCTATGTTACTGaagaataatttaatagaaGAATCTTACAGTCCCTTTGCTGCACCAGTGACATTGGCATTTAAAAAAGGTGAAAATAGAAAATCCCGCTTATGTGTGGATTTTAGAGACTTGAACAAAATTGTGGTACCGCAAGCTCAGCCTTTCCCATTAATAGATGATTTGATAATTAAGACTAGAAACTGTAAGTATTTTACTACACTGGATATAAACTCTGCATTTTGGGCAATACCACTGCGGGTTGAAGATAGATTTAAAACAGGATTTGTCACGCAGGATGGCCATTTCCAGTGGACCTGCCTTCCTTTTGGTTTGAAAACATCACCAGCCATTTTCCAGAGAATTTTAAGCAATATTCTAAGAAAGCACAATCTCACAGGATACTCTGTAAATTATATCGATGATATTTTAATCTACTCTGCCACCTTCGAGGAGCATATAAGACACATAAGGAATGTATTAGAGGCAATAATAAAAGAAGGCTTTAGATTGAAGTTCAAGAAATGTACCTTCGCTTCAGACTCAGTAAGATATCTCGGGCATGTGATTCAGAATAACTCTGTAAGACCACTTAAAGACAATTTGATCTCAATAAGACATTTTCCAACTCCTAAGACACAAAAGAATATTAGACAATTTCTGGGTAAAATCAACTTCTACCATGAATACATACCAAGAAGCGCGATTGTCTTAGATCCATTACATAACTTATTAAGGAAAAACGAAAAGTTTGTGTGGTCAGAGAAGTGCGAAGAATCGTTCAATcagataaaacaatatttatgttctCAACCAGTATTGGAAATATTCGATAAAGACTTGCCTATAAAAATCTTTACAGATGCATCCTTAGAGGGTATCGGGGCAATACTGAAACAAACACAACTTGATGGTAAAGACAAACCAGTAGCATATTTCTCAAAAAAACTCAATGAATGTCAAAAACGAAAAAAGGCTATATATTTGGAGTGTTTGGCAATGAAAGAAGCTGTTAAGTATTGGCAACACTGGCTCATTGGAAAACAATTCACTATCTACTCAGACCACAAACCTCTTGAGAACATGAACATTAAATGTAGGACAGATGAAGAATTGGGTGAGCTTACATATTATCTATCTCAATATGACtttacagtaaaatatataCCTGGTAAAGAGAATATAGAAGCAGACTGTTTAAGCCGAAACCCTGTGCTAGAATCAGAAGATAACAAAGACGAACTACTgaaaattgttaatttaatacaaataaaagataTAGTTGAAGACCAAGAGAAGAATGAAACAATAcaagaaaagaaacaaaatctaatacacaaaaataatatctattataagaaaataaagaaacatgAAAAGATTATCCTATCGGAAGAGTTTAgtcaaaaatttataaaaaaggtGCATGAAGATTATTTTCACATTGGAATAAGacaattacagaaaaaaataagttcaataTATACAgctaaaaacttaacaaaaaatattataaatgtttgtaaaacgtgtgaaatatgtataaaaaataaatcaagatGCCAAGCCAAATTTGGATTAATGTCACAACTGGGACCAGCAACAAAACCATTTGAAATAATGTCATTAGACACTATTGGTGGCTTCGGAGGATCTAggtcaacaaaaaaataccttcaCCTTTTAGTTGACCACTACACAAGATATGCATTTATTGAGACCTCAAAAACACAGAATGCAAGtgactttataaaattagtaaaaaaaatattagagacAGATGAGATTGGAATAATTTTGACAGATCAATATCCAGGAATCAATTCAAGAGAATTTAAGCAATATTTGCAAGAAAATAGTATCAAACTAATTTTTACAGCTGTGAATACACCATTCTCTAACGGCTTGAATGAAAGGTTAAATCAaacaatagtaaataaaatacgatgTAAAATTAATGAgagaaataacaacaaaacatgGACAACGGTAGCAAGGGAATGTATACAAAAGTATAATGAAACAGAACACTCCGTTACAGGTTTTGCACCAAGATATTTATTAGACGGTACAAATGTTAATATTGTGCCTAacgaatttaaaacaatagaaaaggAAGACAAGTGGATTGCGGATAGAAGATTGGCattagaaaatacaataaaatcccACAAGTacaacaagaaaatatttgatagaaatagaaaaatacaaGAGTTTAATGTAGGAGACAGTGTATACGTAGAAAATGGAAATAGAATGAATAGAAAGAAATTGGATGAACTAAAAATAGGCCCTTTTAAGATAGTAGAGAAAATATCAAACTCCATTTATAGGATTGACACTGGAAACAGAAAAACAGAATCGACTTTATTTCACATAACAAAATTACAACCTGTCACCACAGAGGATGCAGAAGAAAAAGTAGAAGAAAACTAATATGAAGATAACTGATATGTACACTATatacattatttactattttcgCTCTTAGGGGGGGAGATGTAATGAAAtgtaatttcattaattatttaatttaaacttgccGCGCTTCGCGCGTTTATAAGTTGTCTGTGGCGAGTGACGCGATATAATGGCGGACGATGCTTTTCCACGAATACATCCTATTTTGCTGTgtgaattttattgataaaataacgaATATAGAAAAGGATTATTGAGGAGACGATGTTATAAACTTAAATGTCGTTTCTTTGATTGTTTCAGGTAAGAAATTGTCTAATTTAAACtatgttttgtaaaaatgtgcgtaaataaaacaaaaaaactttgattgtttCAGAGAAACAAATTCGTTTCATTTAATCCTCAATATATCTTACATGTATATGGGCTGTATTTTCTACATAAAGCCTTCAAGTCAATATATTCAAGTTcaaaggcatttttttaaactaacagTTATATAAAAGAATCTGAcgtgttttacaaaataagctGTATACTTTTCGTAAGAATAGCCATTTCTAAGATGTGGTTATTCAAAAACTTCAGAGGGGAACATTCTAAGTAGTTAGCATGCAGTAGTATTATTGAGTATTTCCAAGAAAAATACACATATTAGTTTAATTCAATATTGTTCAAAGTAAAATGTATGGTAAGATTATGaagtgttttcaaaataaaagagtTTTTCACAAGAGAGAATGCCTCATCTAATCTATGGTATTCACCATTAGTTTTGTATGACTATTAATCCAAAAAGTTATCACGAAGAAGAAGTTACAAGAAGACATTTTCCGGCTTATTTCTCAACAATAAGTAGTGATGGGCTTGTAAAGTTTCGATATCTCCGAATGTTACACACGTAACGTAATCGTGACGGGACTTATAACGCGAGGCTCGAAGAGGGGCAATCAGGCCTATTGATCTAGATAAGGGTTTATGTTGTGGTGTAAGTGTGGAAAAGGAATTTTGAGAAGTGTCTATTATTTTTGAAGGattaataaaactacataaatattttaccgCAAAGAATCGCCTACAGGTTTTTAAATTCATAGCTAATTATGTAAAGCGCCATAAAagagagaattaaaaaaatatatatatataggtaaaGTATGCCGAGTATTGGGATTTATTTTGAAGGCTATACAAGACATTAAAGAATTGAATAAGAACAAAGCCTGTTTACAAAAATTccaaataattataacatcATAGACATTTTCCGACACAAAATGAAAACCAATTAAGTTTATAACACAAACCTCAGATAATTTATCTAATCAACTATTATAATCAATGATGTTCAAATCCCGATtagttacatattttgtttgtttgaaatacaGGTAAATACAATTTGATTGAAACATTTCAATCCATAGGTAGAATGTTTGTTAAATAGTTCGTAATACATTAAGCGGTTTTGATTGTTAATAACAGATAAATGGATTTAATTTTAGGGTACAatagtttaattatttgttgTGTGCGTCTGGTACAATCATGATTAATGATAATACcgtcattattaaaattatctgtGCTTCCTATTCTtcctttttgtttgtatgtccaCATTATATGTTTctcaaaatataaaagacaaagtCGCCGGctcaaactaataaaaacgaaataataataaagtaaaataacagCGAAATAATAAAACTGCCTATCCACTTTATTTACTATCCAACTTTTAAAAACTTATGTCTCGCAAAAGTAAGTCCAAAGCCATTTGTCTTAGCTCATAACTTTGGAACTTAGACATTTTCCTAACTTCCTTACACGACAGTTTTGACGTAACACCGTCTACGGCAAGGCAAAAAGTTGCGGATATTTTCACAGCAATATCCGATGCGGTTATACTTCGGATATATTTAGGGTTGTGACAATGGTATCTATTGTCGACATCGAtatctattatatttgtagCTTGCCAAGGACGTGTGATATTGGGCCAATATTGATTTAGGTTTTACGGTGGTACTGGTAACGATGGGTATTCTATGGGGCCGGTTTATATGAACATATTGTCAGCATCTTTGGGAAGGATTTTACGGTATATTGATATTCGTACTGTGTCTGTGAGATGCTGAATTGTCCGGTTTACGGGTCATCGGTTTACGTGACCAAGAGAAATTATGTTATGCAACGATATTGTAGCACGAGTCTACATTGTTCATCCATAGGCTTAAGTTCCTTTAGTTGGTTGAAACAAATGTCAGGATTTCAAAAGAGCTTTTGACCCTTGCTATTATTTTGAtctttctttcataatttaCTCGCACAGTAAATGTGGTCATCTGGTTACAATCCTCATATGGTTTACAAAGTATTGAAGGATTTGGACTTTATTATTCGAAAATGTTTCAGACGACGAGCCACCCATGATTAAGACAGAGTAAGCACTAACTTCTTTGACACTTCACGCCAGATAAGCGAAAGTACTTGTAGTTGCGGGTCATATTTTAGAAGATAATTTTATCACTTTTGTTCTAACCTTTACAACCTTCActaaatttattaaaactttcaaACAGTTTAGACTTTTACCCACTATATACATGCCTATGCACAAAATTTAGGTACTGTATGATACCGATATCTCAAAACAATACAGAGGCTGTATATCACAAATAATTTCGGATCACGTTTCACGATTATTCGGAGGCGCAATTGTAATTTTACACGATCGCAAGGATCAAAGCTAGTATCTACTGACAAGGAAATACTATTACATGGAAGCTGTGATACCAACTCAAATTTAATCTCCCAGAATTTAGGGGGAAAAATCTTTAGAGAagtgttttaatgttaatatttcgTTTGTATTTTTCAGCAAAGTATTTTCTAGTCGTCTTTAAAGTATATTAAGGACAAAGTTTTCAAGCAATTTTTgattgcgattctacatgatcttcgtaGGTATACTATTATTGTATGTAGCTATTTATGTGTAAGCTACTTTTGTAATACGTAACAAGAATCAACCTCatctatatttttgacattcataagtgcttttaaattcctaaacaaaataaatgatttgacattgactttgaagcagttggcaacactgcacgGGACAGTCTAAGAGGAAACAATCCAAGATTTGAAAGCGAGCACCCTGTATTGTTTAGCGTCTTTTGTCATGCGAACACAAATGACGCGTCGTGTGAAATATTGATAttcttttttgttacaaaatcgTTGACTAAAAGACTGGGAACGGTGTTTTAATTGGTTTCGTTTGGTCACTTTTTTTGATATCAATATCGTGGACGCTTTTTTGTGTGATATGAGAGACGGAATCGAAATGGAACTTAGTTTATCCTCTTTATTTCTCAATTCCTATGTGACTACACATTTTCAATTACAGTGGCTGCAACCACTGCACTGTTccattgtatgtatttaaagttatctgtaaaataaataattaagtctCTTTTCATAAATactccaaaaatataaacaaatgagGTAGTAGTTCTTTGAACCTTTTTATTGGAGTATTTtacagataaataatttaattattattgttacataatTTCCACTTGCAAAGACCCTTATAAAATCGAAAACAACTGCAGGCAGAACAAAGACCTCATATTCATTAATccc is a genomic window containing:
- the LOC135118357 gene encoding uncharacterized protein LOC135118357, which encodes MKMDRLQFEFTMISSNDGKSNVLAITSITTEEGKCYVLPEELKPVIHHTSIIKMNTFPKIKNSIKKRHQSRKIWIKLDEDQKKIYIDEEGNMQFSDQYLEEMSSKQPRDKDDSLQNILEKLIETTTKKENQHNLKHISEKFIIEKFTSKNSNAMQWIENFEKECERFNITKDETKIDILRLFLEKSCLDWYRSMMIKLTVHSEWNEWKDKFLETFKNRGWDIVTSALTFRYKEGLLIDYAIKKERLILDVNKSIDPKTMIDLIATGLPGFILNKLNRDELDSSTDLFNEIRKYEGMMYKKNLTTTKSGTFIYKNKSDEKKPCNNCKSLDKGIRYHPEESCWFKKNKIEFEKAFKAKNVNNNSIIEVDMNTEKKNE